A DNA window from Bacillus andreraoultii contains the following coding sequences:
- the pcrA gene encoding DNA helicase PcrA, with protein sequence MQYLKDRLLDGLNKEQQQAVKTTEGPLLIMAGAGSGKTRVLTHRIAYVLLEKGVNPYNILAITFTNKAAREMKERIAAILGGAADDIWISTFHSMCVRVLRRDIDRIGINRNFTILDTADQLSVIKGIIKDKNIDPKKFDARGILGSISSAKNELIDAKEYSKLVGNYYEKIVSDVFEEYEKRLLKNHSLDFDDLIMKTIQLFHRVPEVLEYYQRKFQYIHVDEYQDTNKAQYKLVNLLAAKFKNLCVVGDSDQSIYGWRGADIANILSFEKDYPNAKVILLEQNYRSTKNILHAANEVIANNANRKPKNLWTENMQGEKIRYYRADSEQGEALFVTGKIKELVDHSERKYSDIAILYRTNAQSRAMEEMFVKANIPYTIVGGTKFYDRKEIKDILAYLRLVANPDDDISLTRIINVPKRGIGATSLDRIAQYALLHDISMFSALGEVEHIGLAAKATKACAEFYHLIKDLNQMQEYLSVMELTEEMIKRTEYKEMLKAEKTLEAESRLENIEEFLSVTKNFQETSEDKTLIAFLTDLALVADIDQMDKEENNKEAVVLMTLHSAKGLEFPVVFLIGLEEGVFPHSRSLMDEGEMEEERRLMYVGVTRAEEELYITNAQLRTLFGRTNMNPASRFIAEIPDELIEGLNEKRKQPATQESRTTRPVHRPVTRPIQTTTGGESFGWKVGDKASHKKWGVGTVVSVKGEGDSLELDIAFPNPVGIKRLLAKFAPIEKQ encoded by the coding sequence TTGCAATATTTAAAAGATCGTCTACTTGATGGGTTAAATAAAGAACAGCAACAAGCAGTAAAAACGACTGAAGGTCCACTCCTCATTATGGCTGGTGCGGGAAGTGGAAAAACAAGGGTACTTACACATCGAATCGCATATGTACTACTGGAAAAAGGTGTAAATCCATATAATATTTTAGCTATCACGTTTACAAATAAAGCTGCGAGAGAGATGAAGGAACGGATTGCTGCCATTCTTGGTGGAGCGGCAGATGATATATGGATTTCAACATTTCATTCCATGTGTGTGCGAGTTTTACGAAGGGATATTGATCGAATAGGAATCAATCGTAATTTTACAATTCTAGATACAGCCGACCAACTATCGGTTATAAAGGGGATTATAAAAGATAAAAATATTGATCCGAAAAAATTCGATGCACGAGGAATACTAGGATCCATTAGCAGTGCAAAAAATGAACTTATTGATGCGAAAGAGTATTCGAAGCTCGTAGGAAATTATTATGAAAAAATAGTAAGTGATGTTTTTGAGGAATATGAAAAGCGTTTATTAAAAAACCACTCCCTTGATTTTGATGATTTAATTATGAAGACAATCCAATTATTTCACCGCGTACCAGAAGTTTTAGAGTATTACCAAAGGAAATTCCAATATATACACGTAGACGAATACCAAGACACAAATAAAGCACAATACAAACTTGTTAACTTACTAGCAGCAAAGTTTAAAAATCTTTGTGTTGTTGGTGATTCTGACCAATCCATTTATGGTTGGCGTGGGGCAGATATTGCGAACATCCTTTCTTTTGAAAAGGACTATCCAAATGCTAAAGTAATACTACTTGAACAAAACTATCGTTCAACAAAAAATATTTTACATGCGGCAAATGAAGTCATTGCGAACAATGCAAACCGGAAACCGAAGAATCTTTGGACGGAAAATATGCAAGGGGAAAAAATACGTTATTACCGTGCTGATTCTGAACAAGGTGAAGCGTTATTCGTTACCGGAAAAATTAAAGAACTCGTTGATCATTCTGAACGGAAATATAGTGATATAGCAATTTTATATCGTACGAACGCCCAATCACGGGCAATGGAAGAAATGTTCGTTAAGGCAAATATTCCGTATACAATTGTTGGCGGTACAAAATTCTATGATCGAAAAGAAATTAAAGATATTTTAGCATACCTTCGACTTGTAGCAAATCCAGATGATGATATAAGTTTAACGAGAATCATTAATGTACCAAAAAGGGGAATAGGTGCAACTTCGCTTGATCGTATTGCACAATATGCACTACTACATGATATATCTATGTTTTCCGCATTAGGAGAAGTAGAACACATCGGTTTAGCCGCAAAAGCAACGAAAGCTTGTGCTGAGTTTTATCATTTAATTAAAGATCTAAACCAAATGCAAGAATATTTATCTGTGATGGAACTGACGGAAGAAATGATAAAACGTACAGAATATAAAGAGATGTTAAAGGCGGAAAAGACGTTAGAGGCAGAAAGTCGTTTAGAGAATATTGAGGAATTCCTTTCTGTTACGAAAAATTTTCAAGAAACTAGTGAAGATAAAACATTAATCGCCTTTTTAACGGATTTAGCTCTAGTTGCTGACATTGATCAAATGGATAAAGAAGAAAATAATAAAGAAGCTGTTGTTTTAATGACGCTACATTCTGCAAAAGGTCTGGAATTCCCAGTCGTCTTTCTTATTGGTTTAGAAGAGGGGGTATTCCCACATAGCCGGAGTTTAATGGACGAAGGGGAAATGGAAGAAGAACGAAGACTCATGTATGTAGGTGTAACACGAGCAGAAGAAGAATTATATATAACGAACGCCCAATTACGTACATTATTTGGTCGGACAAATATGAACCCTGCTTCAAGATTTATTGCAGAAATCCCGGATGAACTAATTGAAGGCTTAAATGAAAAGAGAAAACAGCCAGCAACACAGGAAAGTCGCACAACACGTCCCGTTCATCGCCCAGTTACTCGTCCAATCCAAACAACAACTGGAGGAGAGTCATTCGGTTGGAAGGTCGGGGATAAGGCAAGTCATAAAAAATGGGGCGTTGGTACAGTTGTGAGTGTAAAAGGTGAAGGTGACTCACTAGAACTAGACATTGCTTTCCCAAATCCAGTTGGGATTAAGCGGTTATTAGCGAAGTTTGCTCCAATTGAAAAACAATAG
- the pcrB gene encoding heptaprenylglyceryl phosphate synthase, with protein MYDFRQWHHVFKLDPNKEIDDIALEKVCESGTDCIMIGGTDGVTLENVLNLMARVRRYTVPCALEVSSIDAITPGFDLYFIPTVLNSKDSDWIVGKHHQAIKEFGHYIDWKEMVVEGYCILNENSKVAQLTNATTDLSIDDIEAYATMSEKIFNLPIFYLEYSGVYGDPNVVERVKEQLETSTLFYGGGISNQDQAKEMKQHADVIVVGNIIYDNLEAALKTVEVAKRF; from the coding sequence ATGTACGATTTTCGACAATGGCACCATGTATTCAAACTTGATCCAAATAAAGAAATTGATGATATTGCATTAGAGAAAGTTTGTGAGTCCGGGACTGATTGTATTATGATTGGTGGAACGGACGGCGTTACGTTAGAAAATGTATTAAATTTAATGGCGCGGGTTCGTCGCTACACAGTACCTTGCGCCTTAGAAGTATCAAGTATAGACGCTATAACACCAGGATTTGACTTATATTTTATCCCTACTGTTTTAAATAGTAAGGACTCAGATTGGATTGTCGGTAAACACCACCAAGCGATAAAGGAATTTGGTCATTATATTGATTGGAAGGAAATGGTGGTTGAAGGTTACTGTATTTTAAATGAAAATAGTAAAGTAGCACAACTGACGAATGCTACGACGGACCTATCAATTGATGACATTGAAGCATATGCAACGATGTCGGAAAAAATATTTAATCTTCCCATATTTTATTTGGAGTACAGTGGAGTGTACGGTGATCCAAACGTAGTGGAAAGAGTGAAAGAACAGTTAGAGACGAGTACGCTCTTCTATGGCGGTGGTATTTCTAATCAAGATCAGGCAAAAGAAATGAAACAGCATGCGGATGTTATTGTTGTTGGAAATATTATTTATGATAATTTAGAAGCAGCGTTAAAAACAGTAGAAGTTGCCAAAAGGTTTTAA
- a CDS encoding YerC/YecD family TrpR-related protein, whose product MQIDKLRGKELDRLFDAILSLQDKEECYRFFDDLCTINEIQSLSQRLEVARLLEEGSKYHEIEKETGASTATISRVKRCLNYGNDAYKMVLERIEDKQSETNIEDENTEES is encoded by the coding sequence GTGCAAATAGACAAATTAAGAGGGAAGGAATTAGATCGATTATTTGATGCTATCCTTTCATTACAAGATAAAGAAGAATGCTATCGATTTTTTGATGACCTCTGTACAATAAACGAAATTCAATCGTTATCACAACGTTTAGAAGTAGCTAGACTTTTAGAAGAAGGAAGTAAATACCATGAAATTGAAAAGGAAACAGGTGCTTCAACAGCAACCATATCAAGGGTAAAGCGCTGTTTAAACTACGGTAATGATGCTTATAAAATGGTACTTGAACGAATTGAGGACAAACAATCGGAGACAAATATAGAAGATGAAAATACCGAAGAAAGCTAA
- a CDS encoding DUF3048 domain-containing protein, which produces MKKFAKWIPIIAILFLLIGCSKDTKTEKEKPSENQTKQAKLYTFPLTGLTTKEKPNHRAISVMMNNHPAARPQSGLTKADIVYEALAEGGVTRFLAVFQSEYPDIVGPIRSARPYYIELAKGLDAIYICHGWSPEAKEMITNGYIDALNGLFYDGTLFNRVSFRKAPHNSYISLDHMEEGIEENQYSLIGPPASFAFLKDGEDTDGEEQSTVTISYSTKNFEVRYEYDETMKAYKRFSGDVQTSDYDTDEPVLLNNIIIVEMNHTKIDTYGRLNIDIHSGGRGYLLQNGKMKSVTWENENGEIVPYINGKEAPLVPGKTWVNIVPNLDETVQL; this is translated from the coding sequence GTGAAAAAATTTGCAAAATGGATACCTATTATCGCAATATTATTTTTACTAATTGGTTGTAGTAAGGACACAAAAACAGAAAAAGAGAAACCTAGTGAAAATCAAACAAAACAAGCAAAACTATATACTTTTCCACTTACAGGATTAACAACAAAGGAAAAACCGAATCATCGAGCAATTAGTGTAATGATGAATAACCATCCTGCTGCTAGGCCACAATCTGGTTTGACAAAAGCAGATATTGTTTACGAGGCTTTAGCAGAGGGTGGTGTTACACGGTTTCTTGCAGTTTTTCAAAGTGAATATCCAGATATTGTAGGCCCTATTCGTAGTGCCCGACCTTATTATATTGAGCTGGCAAAAGGATTAGATGCAATTTATATTTGTCATGGATGGAGTCCGGAAGCGAAAGAAATGATTACGAATGGGTATATCGATGCTCTAAACGGTTTATTTTATGATGGTACATTATTCAATCGTGTTTCATTTCGGAAAGCACCTCATAATTCGTATATTTCCCTTGACCATATGGAAGAGGGGATTGAAGAAAACCAATATTCACTAATTGGACCACCGGCTTCTTTTGCATTTTTGAAAGACGGAGAGGATACGGATGGTGAGGAACAAAGTACAGTAACCATTTCTTACTCTACGAAAAATTTTGAAGTTCGTTATGAATATGACGAAACGATGAAAGCATATAAGAGATTTTCGGGCGATGTTCAAACAAGTGATTATGACACAGATGAACCAGTCCTTTTGAACAATATAATCATTGTTGAAATGAATCACACAAAAATTGATACCTATGGTAGGTTAAATATTGATATTCACTCTGGTGGAAGAGGCTATTTATTGCAAAATGGGAAAATGAAAAGTGTCACTTGGGAAAATGAAAATGGTGAAATTGTCCCATATATAAATGGTAAAGAAGCTCCGCTCGTACCAGGGAAAACATGGGTTAACATTGTACCAAACTTAGATGAAACCGTACAATTATAA